One region of Acidithiobacillus sp. genomic DNA includes:
- a CDS encoding LPS assembly protein LptD, producing the protein MAIAAAAERPVTLYADQVHGLGSGHWTATGNVEVLYGDRRVYADTVHYDQARDEIVADGHVRMVSPGIVTAAPKATIHLHVNEGVVVHPRYLLEAQQGHGHAESGRELSRGHYQLNEACYTTCDGEKPAWQLWSSRIDLNQNDNYVSTTNTTIDVLGLPVFWTPYLSFPLKRHSGFLAPSVGSSTINGFYLGIPYYFDIARNMDDTLTVNYFARRGVMLQNEFRYLEPNYSGKLYLDLLPSDQLTHKNIWAISWQHNQNLGDGFNFNVDYNQVSYKNFLSDFGGAAGFGSSFVGGIGNAPYIASSGGLYYNNTHIRAGATLQAYQELVPGGAAPYSQLPYLFADGYWRVGHNGYFDWHSSFNYFSASAGPVGQRLDLTPTLGWRFSQGWGFLEPQARLYYSHYQIQRNAPYARAINRTLPALSLKGGLNFVRYGTDGSTALLQPLFKYTYIPLQAQSGIPIFDASQPYQNFPMIFEDNSLYTGNDRINAANQVALGLRGTWLTPSGRQLWQAAVGQIRYFNQRQINLAGDIIQQNQQSNYFFEGQYAPLPDINLLADSQVNAQQRKLERLNLRAQWLPGPQRVINLDYRFTRGFVDQTGVSGAWPIYKRWQVLGSYQYDVTDHKPLEELVGMGYDGGCWATHMMVYHQILLGGQSNNVVYLEIVLRGLTSLGNASNDLLSQYVPGASMEF; encoded by the coding sequence ATGGCCATCGCCGCAGCTGCGGAGCGCCCGGTCACGCTCTATGCGGATCAGGTTCACGGCCTGGGCAGCGGCCACTGGACGGCCACTGGCAATGTCGAAGTACTCTATGGTGATCGTCGAGTCTATGCCGATACCGTGCACTACGACCAGGCCCGTGACGAGATCGTCGCCGACGGCCATGTGCGCATGGTCAGTCCCGGCATCGTGACCGCCGCCCCCAAGGCCACCATCCATTTACATGTCAACGAGGGGGTGGTAGTCCATCCCCGCTATCTACTCGAAGCACAGCAAGGACATGGTCACGCCGAAAGCGGCAGGGAACTGAGCAGAGGGCATTACCAGCTCAACGAAGCGTGCTATACCACCTGTGATGGCGAAAAACCGGCCTGGCAACTCTGGAGCAGCCGCATCGATCTCAACCAAAATGACAACTACGTCTCTACCACCAACACTACGATCGACGTCCTTGGGCTACCCGTATTCTGGACACCCTACCTCAGTTTTCCGCTGAAGCGGCACTCCGGATTTCTTGCTCCCAGTGTGGGAAGCTCTACCATCAACGGCTTTTACCTCGGCATCCCCTACTATTTCGATATCGCCCGTAATATGGACGATACTCTCACCGTCAACTATTTCGCCAGACGCGGGGTGATGTTGCAAAACGAGTTCCGCTATCTGGAGCCTAATTACAGCGGAAAACTCTATCTGGACCTGCTCCCCTCTGATCAATTGACCCACAAAAATATCTGGGCCATTTCCTGGCAGCATAACCAGAATCTGGGCGATGGATTCAACTTCAACGTCGATTACAACCAGGTCAGCTACAAAAACTTCCTTTCGGATTTTGGCGGCGCAGCCGGTTTCGGCAGCAGTTTCGTGGGCGGCATTGGCAACGCACCCTACATTGCCTCCTCCGGGGGACTCTACTACAACAACACGCATATTAGGGCGGGCGCCACCCTGCAAGCCTACCAGGAACTCGTGCCTGGCGGCGCTGCGCCCTATTCCCAGCTTCCGTATCTGTTTGCCGATGGCTACTGGCGGGTGGGGCACAACGGCTATTTCGACTGGCACAGCAGCTTTAACTACTTCTCAGCTTCTGCGGGACCCGTCGGTCAACGCCTTGACCTCACCCCCACCCTCGGCTGGCGTTTCAGCCAAGGGTGGGGCTTCTTAGAACCGCAGGCCAGGCTCTACTACAGCCACTATCAGATTCAGCGTAATGCCCCTTACGCGCGCGCCATCAATCGCACCTTACCAGCACTCAGCCTCAAGGGCGGCCTCAATTTCGTCCGTTATGGCACTGATGGTAGCACGGCTCTGCTGCAACCGTTGTTCAAATACACGTATATTCCCTTACAGGCCCAAAGCGGCATCCCTATCTTCGATGCCAGTCAGCCCTATCAGAACTTTCCGATGATTTTTGAGGATAACAGCCTCTATACCGGCAACGATCGCATCAACGCTGCCAATCAAGTAGCACTAGGGCTGCGCGGTACCTGGCTGACACCCAGTGGGCGCCAACTCTGGCAGGCGGCCGTCGGCCAGATCCGCTACTTCAACCAGCGTCAAATCAATCTCGCCGGCGATATCATCCAGCAGAACCAGCAGTCCAACTATTTTTTTGAGGGGCAATACGCGCCCCTTCCAGACATCAACCTTCTCGCAGATTCACAGGTCAACGCCCAGCAGCGCAAGCTGGAGCGGCTCAACCTGCGCGCCCAGTGGCTGCCCGGCCCGCAGCGCGTCATCAACCTTGACTATCGTTTTACCCGTGGCTTCGTGGATCAAACCGGCGTTTCCGGTGCCTGGCCAATCTACAAGCGCTGGCAGGTACTCGGTAGCTATCAGTATGATGTCACCGATCACAAGCCGCTGGAGGAGCTCGTAGGGATGGGCTATGATGGCGGCTGCTGGGCTACCCATATGATGGTTTATCATCAGATACTTCTCGGTGGGCAGTCCAATAACGTTGTTTATCTAGAGATCGTATTGCGTGGCCTAACCAGTCTCGGCAATGCCTCAAACGATTTGCTCAGCCAGTATGTGCCGGGCGCCAGCATGGAGTTCTGA
- the lptC gene encoding LPS export ABC transporter periplasmic protein LptC, producing the protein MSRKLMPGFRAPSLGLSLLLLVLAALVWWSWPQHPLPQPPIDWHGQIHKGDQAAEDVVMRQYTATGKLDLLATAQTAYHEPGADQTILSQVTVERFKPGQQTHLRANQGIVDGHSQLITLWGNVIGTLQPDARLLTEKVHYDAQTGIITSKEPVRLERGQDWMTGVGLWASVKTQEVNILHDVRGMYVP; encoded by the coding sequence ATGTCGCGTAAGCTGATGCCGGGTTTCCGCGCCCCCAGTTTGGGTTTGTCTCTGCTGTTGCTTGTCCTCGCGGCGCTGGTGTGGTGGTCCTGGCCACAGCATCCCCTGCCCCAGCCGCCCATTGACTGGCATGGTCAAATCCATAAGGGGGATCAGGCGGCCGAAGACGTGGTCATGCGCCAGTACACGGCAACCGGGAAACTGGATTTGCTGGCCACCGCCCAGACTGCCTATCACGAGCCGGGTGCCGATCAAACCATACTTAGCCAGGTTACCGTTGAGCGGTTCAAGCCGGGACAGCAGACGCACCTGCGTGCCAATCAGGGCATAGTAGATGGTCACAGCCAGTTGATTACCTTATGGGGAAACGTTATTGGCACCCTGCAACCGGACGCCCGCCTGCTCACCGAAAAGGTGCACTATGATGCGCAAACGGGCATTATTACGTCCAAAGAGCCGGTACGGCTGGAACGGGGTCAAGACTGGATGACCGGGGTAGGTCTATGGGCTTCGGTAAAAACCCAAGAGGTGAATATTTTGCATGATGTGCGTGGCATGTATGTCCCATAA
- the raiA gene encoding ribosome-associated translation inhibitor RaiA has protein sequence MQITLTGQHLDLTDAIKNYVDEKIGRLGRYFDHVINAQVVLKHLPHEKLTNVVDITVNAPGHVFHAEVHDADMYAAIDLVSDKLEAQVHSYKEKLQDRRNDHPAGLATIAEVD, from the coding sequence ATGCAAATTACACTTACCGGACAGCACCTGGATTTGACGGATGCCATCAAAAATTATGTCGATGAAAAGATTGGACGCCTTGGTCGTTACTTCGACCATGTCATTAACGCCCAGGTGGTGCTGAAGCACCTCCCTCACGAAAAATTGACCAACGTCGTAGATATTACTGTCAATGCTCCAGGGCACGTCTTCCATGCCGAGGTGCATGATGCCGATATGTACGCAGCTATAGATCTGGTGTCCGACAAACTGGAGGCGCAGGTGCACAGCTACAAGGAAAAGCTGCAGGATCGCCGTAATGATCACCCCGCTGGTTTGGCAACCATTGCTGAAGTCGACTGA
- the lptA gene encoding lipopolysaccharide transport periplasmic protein LptA, with amino-acid sequence MSHKRFSHRRFWPFLLMVVSATASAAPDAGQGLGKGPIQISADALHGENKPQQQAVYTGNVVMTQGDVLVHADKLTVVAAGGKVQQATAVGSPVTFTMPSAQRHGYGNTLIYKPGSGEIVLIGNAHLWQKKNEISGQQVTYFLQTQKTSVTAAPGQRVQSIFYPAAADHATSGGRP; translated from the coding sequence ATGTCCCATAAGCGATTTTCTCACCGGCGATTCTGGCCTTTCTTGCTCATGGTTGTTTCTGCCACCGCCTCTGCCGCACCGGATGCGGGGCAGGGGCTGGGCAAAGGCCCTATTCAGATTAGCGCCGACGCGTTGCATGGTGAGAACAAACCGCAGCAGCAGGCCGTCTATACCGGGAACGTGGTTATGACCCAAGGTGACGTGCTTGTACATGCCGATAAGCTCACTGTTGTAGCTGCCGGTGGCAAGGTGCAGCAGGCCACGGCGGTGGGGAGCCCGGTTACCTTCACCATGCCCAGTGCCCAGCGCCACGGCTATGGTAACACCCTGATCTATAAACCGGGCAGCGGCGAAATTGTGCTTATCGGTAACGCCCATCTCTGGCAGAAAAAAAACGAGATCAGTGGTCAGCAGGTCACCTATTTCCTGCAGACGCAGAAGACTTCCGTTACTGCGGCCCCGGGTCAGCGGGTACAGTCGATCTTCTACCCCGCAGCGGCGGATCACGCCACCAGCGGTGGGAGGCCATGA
- a CDS encoding RNA polymerase factor sigma-54, protein MKQGLELKLGQHLAMTPQLQQAIRLLQLSTLDLQQEVQSMLESNPLLDEETGDDGGPVPETLEAPSEDRQLDLAAENTLPDELPVDSQWDDVFDLGTPGSGSASDEDMPDFESRNSHSQSLQDYLRWQADMTHFSPDERNMAELIIDAIDERGYLAESLEELAVNMNVQEDALLVVLRRVQDFDPPGVGARDLSECLLLQLKQMVEGDVPILLAQRIVKDHLQALARHDYPRLCAALGVDEEALRAAMALISALNPKPGEDVGAESTEYVIPDVIVRWTGKRLRVDLNPEAMPKLHINRRYAGMAGGKDAAHKYIQDQLNEARWFIKSLQSRQDTILKVARAIVERQKDFFASGPESMRPMVLRHIAEAVEMHESTVSRVTNQKYMITPRGLYEFKYFFSSHVGTDSGGSASATAIRALLIKMTQAESARHPLSDAEIARVLADQGIQIARRTVAKYREAANIPAASQRRRL, encoded by the coding sequence ATGAAACAAGGCTTAGAACTCAAGCTCGGCCAGCATCTGGCCATGACCCCGCAACTGCAACAGGCGATTCGTCTGCTGCAGTTGTCTACGCTTGATTTGCAGCAGGAAGTTCAAAGCATGTTGGAAAGTAATCCGTTGCTTGATGAAGAGACGGGAGACGACGGCGGGCCGGTCCCGGAGACGCTTGAGGCTCCTTCCGAAGACCGTCAACTGGATCTGGCGGCTGAGAATACGTTGCCTGACGAATTGCCTGTAGACAGTCAGTGGGATGATGTCTTTGATTTGGGTACGCCAGGCTCTGGCAGCGCTTCTGACGAAGATATGCCAGATTTTGAATCGCGTAACAGCCACAGCCAAAGCTTGCAGGACTATCTCCGCTGGCAGGCTGATATGACGCACTTCAGCCCTGATGAGCGCAACATGGCGGAGTTAATCATTGACGCCATTGATGAGCGCGGTTATCTGGCGGAAAGCCTGGAAGAACTCGCCGTCAATATGAATGTGCAAGAAGATGCGCTGTTGGTCGTGTTGCGGCGCGTGCAAGATTTCGACCCACCGGGCGTTGGCGCACGTGATCTCAGCGAGTGCCTCTTGCTACAGCTAAAACAGATGGTCGAAGGGGATGTTCCCATATTGCTCGCCCAACGGATTGTGAAGGATCATCTGCAGGCACTGGCACGCCACGATTATCCGCGTCTGTGTGCGGCTCTGGGGGTGGATGAGGAGGCATTGCGTGCAGCGATGGCGCTGATTTCCGCACTGAATCCCAAGCCGGGTGAAGACGTGGGTGCGGAGAGCACCGAGTATGTGATCCCCGACGTGATCGTGCGCTGGACGGGTAAGCGCCTGCGCGTAGATCTGAATCCCGAGGCCATGCCAAAATTGCATATCAATCGTCGTTATGCCGGCATGGCAGGTGGGAAAGATGCGGCGCATAAATATATTCAGGATCAGCTCAACGAGGCGCGCTGGTTTATCAAGAGCCTGCAGAGCCGCCAGGACACCATACTGAAGGTGGCGCGGGCCATTGTCGAACGGCAAAAGGATTTTTTTGCCAGCGGGCCTGAATCTATGCGGCCCATGGTCCTGCGTCATATCGCCGAGGCAGTAGAAATGCATGAGTCTACGGTATCGCGGGTCACTAATCAGAAATACATGATTACGCCCCGCGGTCTCTATGAGTTTAAATACTTTTTCTCCAGTCATGTGGGTACTGACAGTGGTGGTTCCGCGTCGGCCACGGCGATTCGCGCGCTACTCATCAAGATGACGCAGGCCGAAAGCGCACGTCATCCCCTGAGCGATGCGGAAATTGCCAGGGTGTTGGCGGATCAGGGTATTCAGATTGCGCGGCGGACCGTGGCCAAGTACCGCGAGGCGGCCAATATTCCTGCTGCGAGCCAGCGTCGTCGTTTGTGA
- a CDS encoding phenylphosphate carboxylase subunit delta translates to MSTDSDLLTRAAGVRLLILDVDGVLTDGRLFFDDDGKESKAFHVRDGYGIKLVQELAIEVAIVTARYSPAVAHRAHDLGVKRIHQGCLDKSLAYTELKIALDLDDAEVAYMGDDLIDLPILTRVGLATAPADAHPEVGCRVHWQSVQRGGRGAVRELCELILQAQGHWPAVISRAVGALS, encoded by the coding sequence ATGTCGACTGACAGCGACTTGTTGACGCGCGCTGCCGGGGTCCGCCTGCTGATTCTGGACGTGGATGGCGTGTTGACTGATGGCCGCTTATTTTTTGACGATGATGGCAAGGAGAGTAAAGCCTTTCATGTGCGGGATGGTTACGGCATCAAGCTCGTGCAGGAACTAGCTATAGAGGTTGCGATCGTTACCGCGCGCTATTCCCCGGCAGTGGCCCATCGCGCACATGATCTAGGCGTCAAGCGGATTCACCAAGGTTGTCTGGATAAGAGTCTGGCCTACACGGAGCTCAAAATCGCTCTCGACCTGGATGATGCCGAGGTAGCTTATATGGGAGATGATCTTATTGATCTGCCCATTCTTACCCGCGTTGGGCTGGCGACTGCTCCGGCTGATGCGCACCCGGAGGTCGGTTGTCGAGTACACTGGCAGAGCGTGCAACGGGGCGGTCGTGGTGCGGTTCGAGAGCTCTGCGAGCTGATTCTGCAGGCACAGGGGCACTGGCCAGCAGTCATCTCCAGAGCCGTTGGGGCGCTGTCTTGA
- a CDS encoding peptidylprolyl isomerase: MSLKRRPILFALSIVLGAAPVLAWATTPFLNRDTLLPTAPMMTPGTTTHTYSENSAEAPIAAPLPENTQNLDKIIAVVNDNIITSMQLEQQVSAVRARLQTQDPNAMPSEDILHRQVLQQMILQDIELQIAHRAGIKVDKGTLDQAISNLAQANHLTSDQLRQALANQGQSWEQFTNDLKDRILVDRLMQQEVESRVHIGPDEVKTFAQQLKEMGGVSFDLQQIFIPLSDNPTPDAVSAARHEAGQVRDRVMAGESFARLAAQVSSSHDALQGGHIGWVKAGELPPSVTQILLQLKAGEISPVIPGPTGFHIFKLLDVKHAQPTVTEVKTAVIVLRAGNSLQLQEAQARAQDIQQALQNGARFSELARNYSQDTSTAASGGEMGWVAPGQLPDSLERTLVTLQPGGVSSPIREGDAIYILHSQAQRQQPVEEKQIMAAARMQLYNRIVHERMDEWQRRIRDGAYVEILESGLRSSDA; the protein is encoded by the coding sequence ATGTCGCTCAAACGCCGCCCAATCTTATTCGCCCTGAGCATCGTTCTGGGGGCCGCCCCGGTTTTGGCTTGGGCGACTACGCCCTTTCTCAACCGTGACACTCTGCTGCCGACCGCACCGATGATGACACCTGGTACGACAACGCACACTTATTCGGAAAACTCTGCCGAAGCACCGATAGCGGCGCCGCTACCCGAAAACACCCAGAATCTCGACAAGATCATTGCTGTGGTGAACGATAATATCATCACCTCCATGCAGCTCGAGCAACAGGTTAGCGCCGTGCGTGCCCGCCTGCAGACACAAGACCCCAACGCCATGCCTTCCGAAGACATCCTGCACCGCCAGGTGTTGCAGCAGATGATCCTGCAGGATATCGAGCTGCAAATCGCGCACCGGGCCGGAATCAAGGTTGACAAAGGCACGCTGGACCAAGCCATCAGCAACCTCGCTCAAGCCAACCACCTCACCTCTGACCAGTTACGCCAAGCGCTGGCCAATCAAGGGCAGTCGTGGGAGCAATTTACCAACGATCTCAAGGATCGCATTCTTGTGGATCGCCTCATGCAGCAGGAAGTGGAAAGCCGAGTCCACATTGGCCCCGACGAGGTGAAAACCTTCGCGCAACAGCTCAAAGAAATGGGTGGCGTGAGTTTCGATCTGCAGCAGATATTCATCCCGCTGTCTGACAACCCGACACCAGACGCCGTCAGCGCGGCCCGGCATGAAGCCGGACAGGTGCGTGATCGGGTGATGGCTGGCGAAAGCTTTGCGCGCCTAGCCGCCCAGGTCAGCAGCAGCCACGACGCCTTGCAGGGCGGACACATCGGTTGGGTCAAGGCGGGGGAGCTCCCGCCCTCAGTGACCCAAATTCTCCTCCAGTTGAAGGCCGGCGAAATCAGCCCCGTCATCCCGGGACCCACTGGGTTTCATATTTTCAAGTTGCTCGATGTCAAACATGCACAGCCGACGGTCACCGAGGTCAAAACGGCCGTGATTGTCTTGCGTGCCGGCAACAGCCTGCAATTGCAGGAGGCTCAAGCACGCGCTCAGGATATCCAGCAGGCGCTGCAAAACGGCGCCCGCTTCTCTGAGCTGGCGCGCAATTATAGCCAGGATACCAGCACCGCCGCCAGCGGTGGAGAAATGGGCTGGGTCGCTCCCGGACAATTACCGGACAGCCTGGAACGCACTCTGGTCACTTTGCAACCTGGTGGGGTGAGTAGTCCCATCCGCGAAGGGGATGCGATTTACATTCTGCACTCCCAGGCTCAGCGCCAGCAGCCGGTTGAAGAGAAACAAATTATGGCCGCAGCACGCATGCAGCTCTATAACCGCATCGTCCACGAGCGCATGGACGAATGGCAACGTCGCATCCGCGACGGCGCCTACGTCGAGATCCTTGAGTCCGGCCTGCGCAGCAGCGATGCCTGA
- the murU gene encoding N-acetylmuramate alpha-1-phosphate uridylyltransferase MurU — protein sequence MATPVTRAMILAAGRGERLRPLTDHVPKPLLEVAGKPLIVRHLDSLAAAGIRDVVINVGHLGDAIMQALGQNWQGLRITYSDERAARLETGGALVRALPLLGHCPFLLVNGDICTDFPWAQICQPSLARVHLVLVPNPMQHPQGDFALSAGMVALTGEERHTYAGIARLDPELLRGFPDQSAPLAPWLRQWVAAGVVEGTLYQGKWTDVGTPDRLWAARRDCAEASHGL from the coding sequence ATGGCAACCCCCGTTACCCGTGCGATGATCCTGGCTGCGGGTCGGGGCGAGCGGCTCAGGCCGCTTACCGATCATGTCCCGAAGCCCTTGCTGGAGGTTGCCGGTAAACCCCTAATCGTGCGCCACCTGGATTCGCTGGCCGCGGCGGGCATTCGCGATGTGGTCATCAATGTCGGGCATCTAGGTGATGCGATCATGCAGGCCTTGGGTCAAAATTGGCAGGGACTAAGAATCACTTACAGCGATGAGCGTGCGGCCCGTCTGGAGACGGGCGGCGCTCTTGTTCGCGCCCTCCCTTTATTGGGGCATTGCCCTTTTCTGCTGGTGAATGGCGACATTTGCACGGACTTTCCCTGGGCACAGATCTGTCAGCCTTCCCTTGCGCGTGTGCATCTGGTGCTGGTGCCTAACCCGATGCAGCATCCGCAGGGAGATTTCGCATTGTCTGCCGGTATGGTGGCTTTGACGGGCGAAGAACGTCATACTTACGCAGGTATCGCGCGACTTGACCCGGAGTTGTTGCGGGGCTTTCCCGATCAGTCGGCTCCTCTGGCCCCTTGGTTACGGCAATGGGTTGCTGCGGGTGTGGTGGAGGGGACCTTGTATCAAGGAAAATGGACAGATGTGGGCACGCCAGACCGGTTGTGGGCGGCCCGGCGTGATTGTGCGGAGGCCTCGCATGGACTTTGA
- a CDS encoding phosphotransferase yields the protein MSQSFLASNFYTAAAGDSLSPTAADWLAQQGVAVARACPIPGDASGRRYWRLPQGLIFMDAPHPEDILPFLRIQHRFARAALPVPRVLAVQMDPGFVLLEDLGKTDLRAVLDAGADINLWMQRAMTLILNLQHAGQAQTALPPLPFFSPARLRDELALFTDWYLGRHLDLILSSPQRKSLQALFAVLLDNAAAQPQVWVHRDFHARNLIVQRDTGMLAMIDFQDAVRGPWTYDLASLLWDRYWDWGRTQRDAWAQNFLTAAHQDGAALPSSTGFLLSVGRMALQRNLKILGIFCRLAYRDGKSSYLDFLPQFWAYVVDALDADSQLQPYQELFAPWQPPLPVR from the coding sequence ATGTCGCAATCTTTCCTTGCATCGAATTTCTACACCGCGGCGGCGGGAGACTCTTTGTCACCCACCGCCGCGGACTGGCTCGCGCAGCAGGGCGTGGCGGTGGCGCGGGCGTGCCCCATTCCCGGAGATGCCAGCGGGCGGCGCTATTGGCGTTTGCCGCAGGGCCTGATCTTCATGGATGCCCCGCATCCCGAAGATATCTTGCCCTTTTTGCGGATACAGCACCGTTTTGCCCGCGCCGCTTTGCCGGTACCCCGGGTACTGGCCGTGCAAATGGATCCCGGCTTTGTGTTATTGGAGGATTTGGGGAAAACGGATCTCAGGGCTGTACTGGATGCTGGTGCAGATATTAATCTGTGGATGCAGCGGGCAATGACCCTGATCCTCAATTTGCAGCACGCCGGGCAAGCGCAGACGGCACTCCCTCCTCTGCCATTTTTCTCGCCGGCCCGCCTGAGGGACGAGTTGGCCCTGTTTACGGACTGGTACCTGGGCAGGCATCTTGATTTAATTCTGAGTTCTCCGCAGAGGAAGTCCCTGCAAGCACTCTTTGCTGTGTTACTGGACAATGCCGCAGCGCAGCCGCAGGTCTGGGTCCACCGAGATTTTCACGCGCGCAATCTTATTGTTCAGCGGGACACTGGGATGTTGGCCATGATTGATTTTCAGGATGCCGTGCGCGGGCCATGGACCTATGACTTGGCGTCTCTGCTCTGGGATCGTTACTGGGATTGGGGACGGACGCAAAGGGACGCGTGGGCCCAGAATTTTTTGACGGCGGCGCATCAGGATGGGGCTGCCTTGCCATCGTCCACGGGCTTCTTGCTAAGTGTCGGGCGCATGGCTCTCCAGCGTAATTTGAAGATTCTCGGCATTTTCTGTCGTTTGGCGTACCGGGATGGAAAATCGAGTTATCTTGATTTTCTGCCGCAATTCTGGGCCTATGTCGTGGATGCACTGGATGCTGATTCGCAGTTGCAGCCTTATCAGGAGCTTTTTGCCCCATGGCAACCCCCGTTACCCGTGCGATGA
- a CDS encoding SIS domain-containing protein, with product MTVLTVTPESLLATGRDVLRLEAAAVAALEARLDADFVGACQLLLNGPGRIVVSGMGKSGIIAKKIAATLASTGSPALFLHPAEGSHGDLGMLTRQDCLLALSNSGETAELLAILPVVKRLAVPLIAMTGNPQSTLARSAAVHLNCSVAREACPLNLAPTASTTATLAMGDALAMALLQARGFSADDFALSHPGGSLGKRLLLRVQDVMHRGASLPKVQEDTPLCEAVLEMSSKGLGMTAVVDAEGRVLGIFTDGDLRRAFARRQDIWEQPMAELAHAKPATITAEALAAEALALMENNRIGVLLVTDGEARLIGALNMHDLLRAGIV from the coding sequence GTGACTGTACTGACCGTAACGCCAGAAAGTCTGCTGGCCACGGGCCGGGATGTGTTGCGCCTGGAGGCGGCGGCGGTGGCGGCATTGGAAGCGCGTCTTGATGCGGATTTTGTGGGAGCTTGCCAGCTCCTGCTGAACGGCCCCGGCCGTATCGTCGTCAGCGGCATGGGTAAGTCCGGGATTATCGCCAAAAAAATCGCAGCGACTTTGGCCAGTACTGGCAGCCCCGCCCTTTTTCTGCATCCCGCTGAAGGCAGCCACGGCGATCTGGGTATGCTCACTCGTCAGGATTGCCTGCTCGCGCTCTCCAACTCCGGGGAGACTGCCGAACTTCTGGCTATTTTGCCGGTGGTCAAACGCCTCGCGGTGCCCTTGATCGCCATGACCGGCAATCCGCAGTCCACCCTGGCGCGCAGTGCCGCCGTACATCTCAACTGCAGTGTGGCGCGAGAGGCCTGCCCGCTCAACCTAGCGCCTACGGCGTCGACGACAGCAACCTTGGCCATGGGTGATGCTCTGGCCATGGCGCTTTTACAGGCGCGCGGTTTTTCGGCAGATGATTTTGCCCTGTCGCATCCCGGTGGCAGCCTCGGCAAACGCCTGCTGCTGCGGGTGCAGGATGTGATGCACCGGGGTGCCAGCCTACCCAAGGTACAGGAGGATACGCCGTTATGCGAAGCAGTCTTGGAAATGAGCAGCAAAGGGCTGGGAATGACGGCAGTGGTGGATGCAGAGGGCCGAGTGCTGGGGATTTTTACCGACGGTGATTTACGCCGTGCCTTCGCGCGGCGCCAGGATATCTGGGAACAGCCCATGGCTGAACTGGCTCATGCCAAACCGGCCACTATTACTGCCGAAGCCCTTGCTGCTGAAGCTCTTGCCTTGATGGAAAATAATCGCATCGGCGTGCTTCTGGTCACCGATGGTGAGGCGCGGCTGATTGGTGCGTTGAATATGCACGATTTGCTGCGCGCAGGCATTGTATGA
- the lptB gene encoding LPS export ABC transporter ATP-binding protein: MNGLLQAQSLFKSYRRRAVVRDVSVQVAAGEVVGLLGPNGAGKTTTFYMMVGLVRPDRGHIFLQQRDITALPMHERARMGLGYLPQEPSVFRQMSAADNVLAVLETLPLSKVERQERLEQLLSDLHLHLLRDTKGHSLSGGERRRVEIARALAMGPRFILLDEPFAGIDPISVLEIQRLIQDLRGRGIGILITDHNVRETLGICERAYILHDGKVLTAGSPQEIVDDPMVRQVYLGDQFQI; encoded by the coding sequence ATGAACGGCCTGTTGCAGGCGCAATCCCTGTTCAAGTCGTACCGGCGGCGGGCTGTGGTACGCGACGTTTCAGTGCAGGTGGCTGCAGGCGAGGTGGTGGGGCTGCTCGGACCTAATGGAGCGGGGAAAACCACAACCTTTTACATGATGGTCGGATTGGTGCGTCCCGATCGCGGCCATATTTTTCTGCAACAGCGCGATATCACCGCGCTGCCTATGCACGAACGCGCCCGCATGGGGCTGGGTTACCTCCCCCAGGAGCCCTCCGTTTTTCGCCAGATGAGTGCTGCTGACAATGTCCTCGCCGTGTTGGAAACCTTGCCGTTGAGCAAGGTCGAGCGGCAAGAGCGCCTGGAGCAATTGCTCAGTGATCTCCATCTCCATCTGTTGCGTGACACCAAAGGGCATAGTCTTTCCGGTGGTGAGCGGCGGCGGGTGGAAATTGCGAGGGCGCTGGCCATGGGCCCGCGTTTTATTTTGCTGGATGAACCCTTCGCTGGTATCGATCCCATTTCTGTGCTGGAAATTCAACGGCTCATCCAGGATTTGCGTGGGCGTGGCATCGGTATTCTGATTACCGACCATAATGTGCGCGAGACATTAGGCATTTGCGAACGCGCCTATATACTGCATGATGGCAAGGTCTTGACGGCAGGTAGTCCACAGGAAATTGTTGATGATCCCATGGTGCGGCAGGTTTACTTGGGAGACCAGTTTCAAATCTGA